In Comamonadaceae bacterium OS-1, a single window of DNA contains:
- the coq7 gene encoding 3-demethoxyubiquinol 3-hydroxylase, with the protein MSLPRLPTLDQLCRAADTALRTVFTQPHASRSCPTVPERATELSPADKAHAGALMRINHVGEVCAQALYTAQALVTKSPALRSHFLEAADEETDHLAWTRQRLDELGSHPSVLNPLWYAGAFGLGLAAGQFGGDRWSLGFVVETENQVAAHLQSHLEHLPANDHASRAIVVQMKDDEERHAEQALQAGALDLPAPVKTLMTLAAKVMTTVAYKI; encoded by the coding sequence ATGTCCTTGCCCCGCCTTCCCACCCTCGACCAGCTCTGCCGTGCCGCCGATACCGCACTGCGCACGGTATTCACCCAGCCGCATGCCAGCCGCAGCTGCCCTACGGTGCCGGAACGCGCCACCGAACTCAGCCCTGCCGACAAGGCCCATGCCGGTGCCTTGATGCGCATCAACCATGTGGGCGAGGTGTGTGCCCAGGCGCTGTACACCGCGCAGGCGCTGGTCACGAAAAGCCCCGCGCTGCGCAGCCACTTCCTGGAGGCGGCAGACGAAGAAACCGACCACCTGGCCTGGACGCGCCAGCGGCTGGACGAGTTGGGCAGCCACCCCAGCGTGTTGAATCCCCTGTGGTACGCCGGGGCTTTTGGCCTGGGCCTGGCCGCCGGTCAATTCGGCGGCGACCGCTGGAGCCTGGGCTTTGTGGTCGAAACCGAAAACCAGGTGGCCGCGCACCTGCAAAGCCATCTGGAGCACCTGCCCGCCAACGACCACGCCTCACGGGCCATCGTGGTACAGATGAAAGACGACGAAGAGCGCCACGCGGAACAAGCCCTGCAGGCCGGTGCGCTGGACCTGCCCGCCCCCGTCAAAACCCTGATGACCCTGGCCGCCAAGGTGATGACCACCGTGGCCTACAAAATTTGA
- the yhfA gene encoding protein YhfA — protein MECTVSWTGAAGTRSGMGFIAETGSGHTLAMDGAPDAAKPENGGQNLAPRPMETLLAGTGGCTAYDVVLILKRGRHDVRGCSVKLVSERAEVDPKVFTKINMHFTVTGKGIPAVAVERAIAMSHDKYCSATIMLGKTAEITTSFTLVEV, from the coding sequence ATGGAATGCACAGTCAGTTGGACCGGCGCAGCGGGCACCCGTTCGGGCATGGGTTTTATTGCCGAAACCGGCAGCGGCCACACCTTGGCCATGGACGGCGCGCCCGACGCGGCCAAGCCCGAGAACGGCGGCCAGAACCTGGCCCCGCGCCCCATGGAAACCCTGTTGGCAGGCACCGGCGGCTGCACGGCCTATGACGTGGTGCTGATCTTGAAGCGTGGCCGCCACGATGTGCGCGGCTGCTCGGTCAAGCTGGTATCCGAGCGCGCCGAGGTCGATCCCAAGGTGTTCACCAAGATCAACATGCATTTCACCGTGACCGGCAAAGGCATTCCCGCCGTGGCCGTAGAGCGCGCCATCGCCATGAGCCACGACAAATACTGCTCAGCCACCATCATGCTGGGCAAGACTGCGGAAATTACCACCAGTTTCACATTGGTCGAGGTCTAA
- the ilvA gene encoding L-threonine dehydratase biosynthetic IlvA → MTTAPAKAVKAPKPLTPADYLKKILTARVYDVAIETALEPARNLSLRLNNTVLLKREDTQPVFSFKLRGAYNKMAHLTPAQLKKGVICASAGNHAQGVAMSARKLGARAVIVMPTTTPQLKVDAVAALGGEVVLFGDSFTDAYNHSLQLQKKQNLTFVHPFDDPDVIAGQGTIAMEILRQLQSLGSQKLDAVFVAIGGGGLISGVANYIKAVRPEIKVIGVQTEDSDAMLQSVKAKKRVTLADVGLFADGTAVKLVGEETFRVARGLVDDYITVDTDAVCAAIKDVFVDTRSIVEPSGAMAVAAMKQYVATHKTKGETYAAILCGANMNFDRLRFVAERAEVGEEREALFAVTVPEERGSFKKFCGVIAELPGGPRNVTEFSYRINDAAKAHVFVGLTTQAKGESAKIAANFSKQGFQALDLTHDELAKEHIRHMVGGHSTLAKDERLLRFIFPERPGALLKFLTLLRPGWNISLFHYRNQGADYGRILVGIQVPKADDKAFAKFLDALDYPCIEETLNPVYRLFLQS, encoded by the coding sequence ATGACAACCGCACCCGCCAAAGCTGTAAAAGCCCCCAAGCCGCTCACCCCCGCCGACTATCTGAAGAAGATTCTGACCGCCCGCGTCTACGACGTGGCGATTGAAACCGCGCTGGAACCCGCCCGCAATTTGAGCCTGCGGCTGAACAACACGGTGCTGCTCAAGCGCGAGGACACGCAGCCGGTGTTCAGCTTCAAGTTGCGCGGCGCGTACAACAAGATGGCGCACCTGACCCCGGCGCAGCTCAAGAAAGGCGTGATTTGCGCCTCGGCCGGCAACCACGCCCAGGGCGTGGCCATGAGCGCCCGCAAGCTGGGGGCCCGTGCGGTCATCGTGATGCCCACCACCACGCCCCAGCTCAAGGTGGACGCGGTAGCGGCACTGGGCGGAGAAGTGGTGCTGTTTGGCGATAGCTTCACCGATGCCTACAACCATTCCCTGCAGCTGCAGAAAAAGCAGAACCTGACGTTTGTCCACCCGTTTGACGACCCGGACGTGATCGCCGGCCAGGGCACGATTGCCATGGAAATCCTGCGCCAGCTGCAAAGCCTGGGCTCGCAAAAGCTGGACGCGGTGTTTGTAGCCATCGGCGGCGGCGGCTTGATCTCCGGCGTGGCCAATTACATCAAGGCAGTGCGGCCCGAGATCAAGGTGATTGGCGTGCAAACCGAAGATTCGGATGCGATGCTGCAGTCCGTCAAGGCCAAGAAGCGCGTCACCCTGGCCGACGTAGGCCTGTTTGCCGACGGCACCGCCGTGAAGCTGGTGGGCGAAGAGACCTTCCGCGTGGCGCGCGGCCTGGTGGACGACTACATCACGGTGGATACCGACGCGGTGTGCGCCGCCATCAAGGACGTGTTTGTCGACACCCGCAGCATCGTCGAGCCCTCGGGCGCGATGGCGGTGGCGGCCATGAAGCAGTACGTGGCCACCCACAAAACCAAGGGCGAAACCTACGCCGCCATTTTGTGCGGTGCGAACATGAACTTCGACCGTCTGCGCTTTGTGGCCGAGCGGGCCGAGGTGGGTGAGGAACGCGAAGCCCTGTTTGCCGTCACCGTGCCCGAAGAGCGCGGCAGCTTCAAAAAGTTTTGCGGCGTGATTGCCGAGCTGCCCGGCGGCCCGCGCAATGTGACCGAGTTCAGCTACCGCATCAACGACGCGGCCAAGGCGCATGTGTTTGTGGGCCTGACCACCCAGGCCAAGGGCGAGTCGGCCAAGATCGCCGCCAACTTCAGCAAGCAGGGCTTCCAGGCGCTGGACCTGACCCACGACGAGCTGGCCAAAGAGCACATCCGCCACATGGTGGGCGGCCACTCCACCCTGGCCAAGGACGAGCGCCTGCTGCGCTTCATCTTTCCCGAGCGGCCCGGTGCGCTGCTGAAGTTCCTGACCCTGCTGCGTCCGGGCTGGAACATCAGCCTTTTCCACTACCGCAACCAGGGCGCGGACTATGGCCGCATCCTGGTCGGCATCCAGGTACCCAAAGCGGACGACAAGGCCTTTGCCAAGTTCCTGGACGCGCTGGACTACCCCTGCATCGAAGAAACCCTGAACCCGGTGTACCGGTTGTTCCTGCAAAGCTAA
- the cobV gene encoding adenosylcobinamide-GDP ribazoletransferase, producing the protein MDGIRHYLLAVQFFTRIPVTGRLAAWVGYSPAMLRASAAHFPGVGWLVALVACTVAALSGTLLHGRVGSALVTAVLCTIATVLLTGGFHEDGLADVADGLGGHVERERALDIMKDSRVGAYGAMALVLALGAKIALLALLDASSGTALLAALVGGHVWSRFCPLVLVRLLPHVGDTATSKSKPLADQISGRALGVAFLWCFMPLVLVWQAQAASFLIAGMLASAAALAWMGRMFQRRLQGFTGDCLGATQQVCEIAFYLGAAVAL; encoded by the coding sequence ATGGACGGCATCCGCCACTACCTGCTGGCCGTCCAGTTCTTCACCCGCATCCCGGTGACCGGGCGGCTGGCGGCCTGGGTGGGCTACAGCCCGGCCATGCTGCGGGCCAGCGCGGCGCACTTCCCCGGCGTGGGCTGGCTGGTGGCGCTGGTGGCCTGCACGGTGGCTGCCCTCAGCGGCACGCTGCTGCACGGCCGTGTGGGCAGCGCCCTGGTGACGGCGGTGCTGTGCACCATTGCCACCGTGCTGCTCACCGGCGGCTTCCACGAAGACGGACTGGCCGACGTGGCCGATGGCCTGGGCGGCCATGTAGAGCGCGAACGGGCGCTGGACATCATGAAAGACTCGCGCGTCGGCGCATATGGGGCCATGGCCCTGGTGCTGGCGCTGGGCGCCAAGATCGCCCTGTTGGCGCTGCTGGATGCCAGCAGCGGCACGGCCCTGCTGGCGGCGCTGGTGGGCGGACACGTGTGGTCGCGCTTTTGCCCGCTGGTGCTGGTGCGCCTGCTGCCGCACGTGGGCGACACCGCCACGTCCAAAAGCAAACCGCTGGCCGACCAGATCAGCGGCCGTGCGCTGGGCGTGGCATTTCTATGGTGTTTTATGCCGCTTGTGCTGGTGTGGCAAGCACAAGCAGCTTCTTTTTTAATAGCAGGCATGCTGGCCAGCGCAGCGGCACTGGCCTGGATGGGCCGGATGTTCCAGCGGCGGCTGCAGGGCTTTACCGGCGACTGCCTGGGTGCTACGCAGCAGGTCTGCGAGATTGCGTTCTACCTGGGCGCAGCAGTCGCCCTATGA